In one Mucilaginibacter ginsenosidivorax genomic region, the following are encoded:
- a CDS encoding GH39 family glycosyl hydrolase: MKKIIWVLVVSQFAFLASVKGQRAINVDLNKTSGKLNTMFNTCVGAGRANEGLRADWQQQLEYVRKQCGFRYIRMHGLLTDDMAVYTEDAKGKPQYNYMYVDALFDFLHKIGMKPFVELGFMPNALASGNQTIFWWRGNVTPPKDYNKWQALITNLVQHFTERYGAEEVKSWYFEVWNEPNLSPGFWTGTQDDYFKLYDYSVKAVKSVNPGYKVGGPGTAGAAWVPEMISHCSKNNVPIDFVSTHSYGVKQGFLDEYGNSGTVLSKDSLAVSGDVLNSRKQITQSAKPGLELHYTEWSSSYTPADPLHDSYHEAAYILEKLKQVGHAANSMSYWVFTDVFEEPGPRYTPFHGGFGLLNIQGINKPAFYSYQFMNKLGRTELANNDTRSWVCKNDKGDIQALLWDYTYTLPDSVNNQAYYIKDLPAKPKGKVKINLSHVPAGKYTMEIYKVGYRVNDAYTRYVDMGRPGQLNRQQVEKLKEENGSPVAKQEIVVKPNAVYSQELDIRENDVILVNLIKKS; the protein is encoded by the coding sequence ATGAAAAAAATAATTTGGGTATTGGTGGTTTCGCAATTCGCTTTTTTGGCCAGTGTAAAAGGGCAAAGAGCGATCAACGTTGATTTAAACAAAACATCAGGTAAGCTTAATACCATGTTTAACACTTGCGTAGGCGCAGGCCGGGCAAATGAAGGGCTGCGTGCCGACTGGCAGCAACAACTGGAATATGTAAGAAAACAATGTGGTTTCCGGTATATCCGGATGCACGGACTGCTTACCGATGATATGGCGGTATATACCGAAGACGCGAAAGGTAAACCTCAGTATAATTACATGTATGTAGATGCCCTGTTTGATTTTCTGCATAAAATTGGGATGAAACCTTTTGTCGAGCTGGGCTTTATGCCCAATGCGCTGGCAAGCGGAAACCAGACAATTTTCTGGTGGCGCGGCAATGTTACCCCTCCAAAAGACTACAACAAATGGCAGGCACTTATTACCAACCTTGTGCAGCATTTTACAGAACGGTATGGTGCGGAGGAAGTAAAGTCCTGGTATTTTGAAGTATGGAATGAGCCTAATTTATCGCCCGGATTCTGGACAGGGACACAGGACGACTATTTCAAATTGTACGATTATTCTGTAAAAGCGGTTAAAAGTGTAAACCCCGGATATAAAGTAGGCGGCCCAGGCACTGCAGGCGCGGCCTGGGTTCCCGAAATGATCAGTCATTGCAGCAAAAACAATGTGCCGATTGACTTCGTCAGTACCCACTCTTATGGTGTAAAACAAGGCTTTTTGGATGAGTATGGCAATTCGGGTACGGTATTGAGTAAAGATTCGCTTGCCGTGAGTGGCGATGTGTTGAATTCCCGTAAACAAATTACCCAATCAGCGAAACCCGGCCTGGAACTGCATTATACAGAATGGAGTTCATCCTACACCCCGGCAGATCCTTTGCACGATAGTTATCATGAAGCCGCCTATATCCTGGAAAAATTAAAACAGGTTGGCCATGCGGCCAACTCCATGTCGTACTGGGTTTTTACCGATGTGTTTGAGGAACCCGGCCCGCGGTATACGCCTTTTCACGGAGGTTTTGGTTTACTCAACATCCAGGGCATAAACAAGCCTGCTTTTTATTCTTATCAATTTATGAATAAGCTTGGAAGAACGGAATTAGCGAATAACGACACCCGTTCATGGGTTTGCAAAAACGATAAAGGGGATATCCAGGCCTTATTGTGGGATTATACCTATACGTTGCCTGATTCGGTTAATAATCAGGCCTATTATATAAAAGATTTGCCAGCCAAACCTAAAGGCAAAGTAAAAATAAACCTGTCGCATGTGCCTGCCGGAAAATATACCATGGAAATATATAAAGTAGGGTATAGGGTGAACGATGCCTATACCCGCTATGTGGATATGGGCAGGCCCGGACAGTTAAACCGGCAACAGGTTGAAAAGTTAAAAGAAGAAAATGGCTCTCCTGTTGCAAAACAGGAAATTGTAGTAAAACCCAATGCAGTATATTCCCAGGAGCTTGATATCCGGGAAAATGATGTGATACTGGTAAACCTGATTAAAAAATCTTAA
- a CDS encoding glycoside hydrolase family 2 TIM barrel-domain containing protein encodes MKLHTYHVKAIVIALLFLSGNIASHAQNSEKTGRKQLFDYNWKFFQGDTASAKSRDFNDMGWRSLDLPHDWSIEGKISLKNPTGGGGGYFPAGIGWYRKTFKVPVEWKGKKVSIYFEGVYMNSEVFINGKSLGIYPYGYSSFSYDLSPYLDFNNENVIAVRVDNSQQLNSRWYSGSGIYRHVWMNVTDAVHIANWGVAITTPDVSPQKATVQIKTLVKNESGLPQSIILSTWLTDANSKNAGNNQIKVELAANSEKEVAQTIMVANPQQWTPETPRLYDAQISIIRNKNVIDKTETSFGIRSIKFTPENGFQLNGKTVKLDGGCVHHDNGCLGAAAFDRAEERKVELLKAAGFNAVRTSHNPPSEAFLNACDRLGLLVIDESFDCWRIGKNKQDYAQYFGQWWKLDLDAMVLRDRNHPSIVMWSIGNEIVERGSPDAVKTAKMLADAIKKIDTVRPVTSAIVENGKDWATLDSLMAAHDVGGYNYHLWNAPADHKRVPSRMIVQTESYPKDAFANWKLVKNNNYVLGDFVWTAMDYLGESGIGRWYYSGDVPGEHWEHDFFPWHGAYCGDIDLIGWRKPISHYRNLLYNNTEKLYMAVREPEPDPLEIKTTWWAVWPTWESWTWPEYEGKAVKVEVYSKYPRVRLYLNDKLIGEKPTTEEQEHKAEFTVPYSPGRLKAIGVDKDKEIESTVLQTSGDAAKIKLTADRKEITANGQDLSYVTIEITDKDGILEPNAASRLLFKIDGPGTIAGVANADMKDTDSYVGNTRKAWHGRALIIIKSTHNSGDIKLTVTSPDLSEAVVNIKTLGN; translated from the coding sequence ATGAAGTTGCATACATACCATGTTAAAGCAATAGTTATAGCCCTGCTGTTTTTATCCGGCAACATTGCGAGCCATGCTCAAAATTCCGAAAAAACAGGGCGAAAACAATTATTTGATTACAACTGGAAGTTTTTTCAGGGAGATACAGCATCGGCAAAATCAAGAGATTTTAACGATATGGGTTGGCGGAGCCTTGATTTACCGCACGATTGGAGTATTGAAGGTAAAATAAGTCTTAAAAACCCAACCGGGGGAGGCGGTGGATATTTCCCGGCAGGTATTGGCTGGTACCGGAAAACCTTCAAAGTTCCTGTTGAATGGAAAGGCAAAAAAGTTTCCATCTACTTTGAAGGAGTTTATATGAATTCTGAAGTTTTTATTAATGGAAAATCACTTGGGATTTACCCTTATGGCTATTCATCCTTTAGTTATGACCTTTCACCTTATTTAGATTTTAATAACGAAAATGTAATAGCGGTGCGGGTAGACAATTCGCAACAATTAAACAGCAGGTGGTATAGTGGTTCGGGCATTTATCGCCACGTTTGGATGAATGTTACCGATGCTGTGCATATAGCCAATTGGGGAGTTGCCATTACTACCCCTGATGTGTCTCCCCAAAAAGCAACCGTCCAGATTAAAACATTGGTAAAAAACGAAAGTGGTTTGCCTCAAAGTATTATTTTGAGCACATGGTTAACGGATGCAAATTCTAAAAATGCAGGAAATAATCAAATAAAGGTTGAACTGGCTGCCAATAGTGAGAAAGAAGTTGCCCAAACTATCATGGTAGCAAACCCGCAACAATGGACGCCGGAGACACCCCGTTTATATGATGCTCAAATAAGTATCATCCGAAATAAGAATGTAATTGACAAAACGGAAACGAGTTTTGGCATCCGTTCTATCAAATTTACACCCGAAAATGGATTTCAGCTTAATGGCAAAACAGTAAAGCTTGATGGCGGGTGTGTGCATCATGATAATGGTTGCCTGGGTGCTGCTGCTTTTGATCGTGCAGAGGAGCGTAAGGTTGAGTTACTTAAAGCAGCCGGATTTAACGCAGTAAGAACTTCTCATAATCCCCCGTCTGAAGCATTTTTAAATGCTTGCGACAGGTTAGGCCTATTGGTTATTGATGAATCGTTTGACTGCTGGAGAATAGGCAAAAACAAGCAGGATTATGCACAATATTTTGGCCAATGGTGGAAACTCGACTTAGATGCCATGGTTTTGCGAGATCGTAATCACCCTTCAATTGTCATGTGGAGCATTGGTAACGAGATAGTGGAGAGGGGTAGTCCCGACGCTGTAAAAACAGCCAAAATGCTTGCAGATGCCATAAAAAAGATAGATACCGTTCGCCCGGTTACATCGGCCATTGTGGAAAATGGTAAGGACTGGGCAACACTTGATTCCCTTATGGCGGCTCATGATGTTGGTGGTTATAATTATCATTTGTGGAATGCGCCTGCCGATCATAAGCGTGTGCCTTCACGAATGATCGTTCAAACGGAATCGTACCCTAAAGATGCTTTTGCAAACTGGAAGCTGGTAAAAAACAACAATTATGTTCTTGGGGATTTTGTTTGGACAGCTATGGATTATCTTGGAGAATCGGGGATAGGCCGCTGGTATTATTCGGGCGACGTGCCCGGCGAACACTGGGAACATGATTTTTTCCCCTGGCATGGCGCCTACTGTGGTGATATTGATTTGATCGGGTGGAGAAAACCGATTTCGCATTACCGTAACCTGTTATATAACAATACCGAAAAACTCTACATGGCCGTTCGTGAGCCCGAACCGGATCCTTTAGAAATTAAAACAACCTGGTGGGCTGTATGGCCGACCTGGGAAAGCTGGACCTGGCCGGAATATGAAGGAAAGGCCGTTAAAGTAGAAGTTTATTCAAAATATCCCAGGGTACGTCTTTACCTCAACGACAAACTCATTGGCGAAAAGCCAACGACAGAAGAACAGGAACATAAAGCTGAATTTACAGTCCCTTATTCGCCTGGCCGGCTTAAAGCAATAGGTGTGGATAAGGATAAGGAAATTGAATCAACCGTTTTGCAAACCTCCGGGGATGCTGCCAAAATCAAACTGACTGCTGACCGGAAAGAGATAACGGCTAACGGGCAGGACTTGTCTTATGTTACCATAGAGATTACCGACAAGGATGGTATACTTGAGCCCAACGCGGCAAGTCGCCTGCTTTTCAAAATTGACGGCCCCGGAACAATTGCCGGCGTTGCTAATGCGGATATGAAAGATACGGACTCCTATGTTGGAAATACACGAAAAGCCTGGCACGGACGCGCGTTAATTATAATTAAAAGCACTCATAATTCAGGCGATATTAAATTGACGGTTACTTCCCCCGATCTATCAGAGGCTGTTGTAAATATTAAAACGCTTGGGAATTAG
- a CDS encoding helix-turn-helix domain-containing protein gives MTNEKTRPSVSLRASNDKINGLLARERITAADVGDLNQQEQRLLENKLTEILERSKGEERDRFLAKIDPIMHVNTKSDIWERNHMTISNAIENFMRQHAVMPTKNDIAQETGLSRQTVAKHFKEYKTQPEFAAEMEQFKFMSHKILANVFKQASNGDMKAAKLYFDMVGAIDKQPAATVVTAQNNYIQINNTILSQENLKSLSPAQLQLIENIVTNKAAEVPLLGV, from the coding sequence ATGACGAACGAAAAAACAAGGCCCTCCGTATCGCTTAGGGCATCGAACGACAAAATTAATGGGCTCCTGGCCAGGGAAAGGATCACGGCGGCAGATGTTGGCGACCTTAATCAGCAGGAGCAACGGCTGTTGGAGAACAAGCTTACCGAAATCCTGGAGCGATCAAAAGGGGAGGAGCGGGACCGGTTTTTGGCAAAAATAGATCCCATTATGCATGTAAATACAAAAAGCGACATTTGGGAACGCAACCACATGACGATAAGCAACGCCATTGAAAATTTTATGCGCCAGCATGCCGTTATGCCCACTAAAAACGACATAGCCCAGGAAACCGGCCTGAGCCGCCAAACCGTTGCCAAACATTTTAAAGAATATAAAACGCAGCCAGAATTTGCCGCAGAAATGGAGCAGTTTAAATTTATGAGCCATAAAATATTGGCCAACGTATTTAAGCAAGCCAGTAACGGCGATATGAAGGCCGCCAAACTCTATTTTGATATGGTAGGCGCCATCGATAAACAGCCGGCCGCCACCGTTGTTACCGCTCAAAACAACTATATTCAGATAAACAACACCATCCTGAGCCAGGAAAATTTGAAAAGCCTAAGCCCTGCCCAATTACAGCTGATAGAAAATATCGTTACCAATAAAGCCGCCGAAGTGCCCTTGCTGGGCGTTTAG
- a CDS encoding DUF262 domain-containing protein translates to MQLPEPQSKQYSSLLNEIESGQVKIPQFQREFVWDMSKSADLIDSIIKGYPIGTFIFWRTNERLRAVRDLGNFRLPEPRQGEFVNYVLDGQQRMTSLFASLKGLKIARESGKIDDYSEMYVDLDAQDDQQIVIVDISGKNAESIIRVTDLLTGSFTMLAAFDAKYHKKLQHFQNIIQSYNFSIILLKDAAIDVATEVFTRINVGGKSLTLFEIMIAKTYDASRDFDLSEKYKQLIRELIPHNYETISDTTVLQTISMILESDCTRKQILKLDKQRFINEWESTISAIKSAVEYFKFTYGIPVSKLLPYNALIVPYSYFFYHHKDVPTGDKQKYLQDFFWRCALSGRYSSGVEGKLAQDIKRIDLIISTRLPQYEWAVDVSPEFIKNHGWFSAGRSFIKAILCLYAYKQPKSFNTNAIVNISNYWLKQANSRNYHHFFPKAYLNKNLKWENKGFWINHILNITIVDDFLNKREITAKAPSKYMSLFRKKNLSLDETMKSHLINNLETFGIWDDDYESFINERAKAVSKELKMRVIETEIDRNLEAKLEDYYEEEVTDELIIE, encoded by the coding sequence ATGCAGCTTCCAGAACCACAATCTAAGCAATACTCTTCATTGTTAAACGAAATAGAAAGCGGACAAGTAAAGATTCCACAATTCCAGCGCGAATTTGTTTGGGATATGAGCAAATCAGCAGATTTAATTGATAGCATAATTAAAGGTTATCCTATTGGAACGTTTATCTTTTGGCGAACTAATGAAAGGCTTCGAGCAGTTAGAGACTTAGGTAACTTTAGACTTCCGGAACCTCGTCAGGGAGAGTTTGTCAATTATGTATTAGATGGTCAACAAAGGATGACTAGCTTGTTTGCAAGTTTAAAAGGGTTGAAAATAGCTCGAGAAAGTGGGAAGATTGATGATTACTCTGAAATGTACGTCGATTTGGATGCGCAGGATGACCAACAAATTGTAATAGTAGATATTTCCGGTAAAAATGCAGAATCAATTATCCGCGTAACTGATCTTTTGACGGGCAGTTTTACAATGCTAGCTGCTTTTGACGCTAAGTATCATAAGAAATTGCAACATTTTCAGAATATAATCCAGTCTTATAACTTTTCGATTATATTATTAAAAGATGCAGCTATCGATGTTGCTACAGAAGTGTTTACAAGAATTAATGTGGGAGGGAAATCGCTCACACTATTTGAAATCATGATAGCAAAGACATATGACGCTTCAAGAGATTTCGATTTGTCAGAGAAATATAAACAGTTGATACGGGAATTAATACCTCATAATTATGAAACGATATCTGATACAACAGTTTTACAAACAATCTCTATGATTCTTGAGAGTGATTGCACTCGAAAGCAAATACTTAAGCTTGATAAGCAACGCTTTATCAACGAATGGGAATCGACCATATCGGCAATTAAAAGCGCTGTGGAATATTTTAAGTTTACATATGGAATACCTGTGTCAAAATTATTACCATATAATGCGCTTATAGTACCTTACTCCTATTTTTTTTATCATCATAAGGATGTTCCTACTGGAGACAAACAAAAGTATTTACAGGATTTTTTTTGGCGATGTGCATTATCCGGCCGGTATTCGTCAGGTGTTGAAGGTAAATTAGCACAGGATATCAAACGTATTGATTTAATAATAAGTACGAGGCTCCCTCAATATGAATGGGCAGTAGATGTAAGTCCGGAATTTATCAAAAATCATGGTTGGTTTAGTGCTGGTAGAAGCTTTATTAAGGCCATACTTTGCTTATATGCTTACAAGCAGCCGAAATCTTTTAATACTAATGCAATTGTTAACATCAGCAATTATTGGTTGAAACAAGCCAACAGCCGAAATTATCATCATTTCTTTCCAAAAGCATATCTCAATAAAAACCTAAAATGGGAAAACAAGGGTTTCTGGATAAATCACATTTTAAACATAACGATAGTAGACGATTTTCTTAACAAAAGGGAGATTACCGCAAAAGCACCTTCCAAATATATGTCACTTTTTAGGAAAAAGAATTTATCGCTCGACGAAACGATGAAGTCTCATTTGATCAATAATTTGGAAACTTTTGGTATTTGGGATGATGACTATGAGTCCTTCATTAATGAAAGAGCCAAAGCAGTAAGCAAAGAGTTAAAGATGAGAGTAATAGAGACTGAGATAGACAGGAACTTAGAGGCAAAGTTAGAAGATTATTATGAGGAAGAAGTTACCGATGAGCTTATAATTGAATAA
- a CDS encoding glycoside hydrolase family 3 C-terminal domain-containing protein, with amino-acid sequence MLFFILLIAGLAQAQQSLNNSKQEEKIRSLISRMTLQEKVSLLHANSKFYVSGIKRLGIPELALSDGPHGVRAEINRHDWGYSGWTTDSATCFPPGTALAATWNPELASKQGLVLGEEARFRKKDVLLGPGINIIRSPLGGRNFEYMSEDPFLISRMAVAYIKALQSKDVAVSVKHWVANNQETHRDSVDVQVSERAFREIYLPGFKAAVTEGGAYTVMAAYNKFRGDWCSENEYLNRQILRKEFGFKGVLMTDWAAAHTTVKAALSGLDLEMGTDIKDYNEWYFANPLIKAVEEGKVPVSVVDEKVANVLRVMFKTRMFDEANREKGKMNTPKHQKAAYNSAAEAAVLLQNKGNILPVNFNKIKSVAIIGDNATRKHCGAGLSSEIKALYEITPLEAIKQKFGASVKINFAQGYEKQSTFKEGSNRGQGNSDHVDWKLIQEAVKVARESDVVIIFGGLNHDFDTESFDKQNMDLPYGQEVLMQEVTKANPNTVVVIVAGSPVKLAGIVNRVPAILWSWYGGMEAGNAVADILSGKVNPSGKLPFTLPVALDQSPAHALGNFPGKDLTVNYEEDILVGYRWFDTKKIQPQFPFGYGLSYTGFVLNDFSTDKKIYEKNDVIHAKLAIKNTGSRYGAEVVQLYVSDPVSSVLRPEKELKAFEKVFLQPGETKTVKLDVKVSDLAFYDEETKSWKVEAGEFVLQLGNSSRNISKTVKISVK; translated from the coding sequence ATGCTTTTTTTTATACTGCTGATAGCAGGGTTGGCACAGGCGCAGCAAAGTTTGAATAATAGTAAACAAGAAGAAAAAATCCGTTCACTGATTAGCCGGATGACATTGCAGGAAAAAGTGAGCCTTTTGCACGCGAATTCCAAGTTTTATGTATCCGGGATAAAGAGGTTAGGTATCCCTGAATTGGCGCTAAGTGATGGACCACATGGTGTGCGTGCAGAAATTAACAGGCACGACTGGGGTTATTCGGGCTGGACCACCGATTCGGCAACCTGCTTCCCTCCAGGAACAGCCCTTGCTGCAACCTGGAATCCTGAACTGGCCTCAAAACAAGGGCTGGTATTAGGCGAAGAAGCCCGTTTCCGAAAAAAAGATGTGCTGTTGGGACCTGGCATCAACATTATCCGTTCGCCACTTGGTGGCCGGAACTTTGAATACATGAGCGAAGACCCTTTTCTTATTTCGAGAATGGCAGTTGCTTACATTAAAGCCCTGCAGTCAAAAGATGTTGCGGTGAGTGTAAAACACTGGGTAGCCAACAACCAGGAAACGCATCGCGATTCTGTTGATGTACAGGTAAGCGAAAGAGCTTTCCGTGAAATTTATTTACCGGGTTTTAAAGCTGCTGTAACCGAAGGCGGCGCTTATACCGTAATGGCTGCTTACAACAAATTCAGGGGGGACTGGTGTTCGGAAAACGAATATTTGAACAGGCAAATTCTTCGGAAAGAATTTGGGTTTAAAGGCGTTTTAATGACCGATTGGGCTGCGGCGCATACTACGGTAAAGGCTGCATTAAGCGGGCTTGATTTGGAAATGGGCACCGACATAAAAGATTACAACGAATGGTATTTTGCCAATCCGTTAATAAAAGCCGTAGAAGAAGGAAAAGTACCGGTATCGGTAGTTGATGAAAAAGTAGCGAACGTGCTGCGCGTAATGTTCAAAACCAGGATGTTTGATGAAGCTAACCGCGAAAAGGGAAAAATGAATACACCGAAGCATCAAAAGGCAGCATACAATTCTGCAGCCGAAGCTGCTGTATTACTTCAAAACAAAGGCAACATTCTTCCTGTCAATTTCAACAAAATAAAATCGGTTGCTATCATTGGTGATAACGCTACCCGTAAACATTGCGGCGCGGGGCTTAGCTCCGAAATAAAAGCGTTATATGAAATAACGCCTTTAGAGGCCATCAAGCAAAAGTTTGGCGCCAGTGTAAAAATAAATTTTGCCCAGGGATATGAAAAACAATCTACATTCAAAGAGGGCAGCAACCGCGGCCAGGGAAATTCAGATCATGTTGATTGGAAACTGATTCAGGAGGCTGTAAAAGTTGCCCGGGAATCAGATGTAGTTATCATTTTCGGAGGTTTAAACCACGACTTTGATACGGAATCTTTTGACAAACAAAATATGGATTTGCCTTACGGACAGGAAGTTTTGATGCAGGAAGTAACAAAAGCAAATCCAAACACCGTTGTAGTAATAGTTGCGGGATCTCCTGTAAAATTAGCGGGGATTGTTAACCGGGTACCTGCTATTTTATGGTCGTGGTATGGCGGCATGGAAGCCGGCAACGCAGTGGCCGATATCTTAAGCGGTAAAGTGAACCCATCCGGCAAATTGCCTTTTACACTTCCCGTTGCGCTTGACCAGTCGCCGGCCCATGCTTTAGGTAATTTTCCGGGGAAAGATTTGACAGTAAATTATGAGGAAGATATTTTGGTGGGATATCGCTGGTTTGATACTAAGAAAATACAGCCCCAGTTTCCTTTTGGATATGGGCTTTCTTATACCGGTTTTGTACTTAATGATTTTTCGACAGACAAGAAGATCTATGAAAAGAATGATGTTATCCATGCAAAATTAGCGATTAAAAATACAGGTAGCCGTTACGGTGCCGAGGTTGTGCAATTGTATGTAAGCGATCCTGTTAGTTCGGTTTTGCGCCCTGAAAAAGAATTAAAGGCTTTTGAAAAAGTTTTTCTGCAGCCAGGCGAAACGAAAACAGTTAAACTGGATGTAAAGGTTAGTGATTTAGCTTTTTATGACGAAGAAACAAAATCATGGAAAGTTGAAGCCGGTGAATTTGTTCTTCAGTTAGGTAACTCATCGCGTAATATTTCAAAAACAGTAAAAATATCCGTTAAGTAA
- a CDS encoding beta-galactosidase, which yields MRKLITAIILGILIPSATLKGQEANRFFPEKDLVTTGIYYYPEHWSEAQWERDIKKISDMGFEFVHLAEFAWFKMEPGEGRFDFTWLDRVVGLCTKYHLKVLLCTPSATTPTWMRINYPETFVMDGHYIRAENGTRGLESMVNPKFRGFVQKIVAELAKRYGQNSNVMGWQIDNEPGAVSDYSPSSQEAFRTWLKNKYKTIDALNTAWGAAFWSQWFNSFEQVIIPNTNLVGWWGNNPHALLDFKRYSADAQAGFLDFQADVLRSYISKSQFVTTNYTAVCTGSDPNRTTKLDFAAYTAYPNGGSDNIGESGFRLGNSDVVLFASEYYKSVGGVSGVLEIQPGPVNWGSYNPLLLPGTVRLWLYHSFAAGGKVACSYRFRQILYGAEQYHAGVIQTDGVTPSQGGKDYMQFMKEITELRKQFTPGAKMPAKLAARSTALLWNVENYWSIDRQKQTGQWNTWDYPIKFLKTARSLGAPVDVIQETADLWKYKCVIVPAYEMIDSALVKKWNDYVTKGGHLVITCRTATKDRRGHFWEGETAMPISNLIGAHISQTDMLSSYGKGDILMGANHYPWHSWADLLVPNDTAGVLATYNNQFYKGKAAVVKHRIGKGYVTYIGVDTDDSKLEKDLLRQIYKDAGATTEDYPPGVFVYWRDGFYTALNYSSENYTVNLPDNAKVLIGEKTLKPSGVLVWTE from the coding sequence ATGAGAAAATTAATAACAGCAATAATATTAGGGATATTGATCCCCTCTGCTACTTTAAAAGGACAGGAAGCCAATCGGTTTTTCCCCGAAAAAGATCTGGTAACAACGGGTATCTATTATTACCCCGAACATTGGAGCGAAGCCCAATGGGAAAGGGATATAAAAAAGATATCTGACATGGGTTTTGAGTTTGTTCACCTGGCCGAATTTGCCTGGTTCAAAATGGAGCCCGGGGAAGGACGGTTTGATTTTACCTGGCTTGACAGGGTGGTTGGGCTTTGCACAAAGTATCACCTTAAAGTGTTGCTATGCACACCTTCTGCAACCACCCCAACATGGATGCGGATAAACTACCCCGAGACTTTTGTTATGGACGGCCATTATATCCGGGCGGAGAATGGTACGCGGGGCCTTGAATCAATGGTTAATCCGAAATTCCGTGGCTTTGTACAGAAGATAGTAGCAGAATTGGCAAAACGATACGGGCAGAACAGCAATGTGATGGGGTGGCAGATAGATAATGAACCTGGCGCGGTATCTGATTATAGTCCTTCATCGCAGGAAGCATTCAGAACCTGGCTGAAGAATAAATACAAAACCATCGATGCGTTAAATACTGCCTGGGGAGCCGCCTTCTGGAGCCAGTGGTTTAATAGTTTTGAACAGGTAATCATCCCGAATACCAACCTGGTAGGCTGGTGGGGCAATAATCCACATGCCTTACTGGATTTTAAGAGATATTCGGCAGATGCCCAGGCCGGATTCCTTGATTTTCAGGCTGACGTTTTGCGCAGTTACATTTCAAAGTCGCAGTTTGTTACCACCAACTATACCGCCGTTTGCACGGGTTCAGATCCTAACCGTACCACGAAACTTGATTTTGCAGCTTACACCGCTTATCCAAACGGTGGTAGCGATAATATTGGTGAATCGGGTTTCCGTTTAGGCAACAGCGATGTTGTTCTTTTTGCTTCAGAATATTACAAATCTGTGGGTGGTGTGTCGGGAGTTTTGGAAATTCAGCCTGGCCCTGTCAATTGGGGAAGCTACAATCCACTGCTTTTACCTGGTACCGTTAGGCTATGGTTGTACCACAGTTTTGCTGCGGGCGGGAAGGTCGCCTGTTCGTACCGCTTTCGGCAGATCTTATATGGTGCCGAACAATATCATGCCGGTGTGATACAAACGGATGGGGTAACACCTTCACAAGGCGGTAAAGACTATATGCAGTTCATGAAAGAAATAACAGAACTGCGGAAGCAGTTTACGCCGGGTGCGAAGATGCCGGCAAAGCTGGCCGCGCGGTCGACAGCGCTTCTGTGGAACGTGGAAAATTATTGGAGCATTGACAGGCAAAAACAGACCGGGCAATGGAATACATGGGATTATCCTATAAAATTTCTCAAAACTGCAAGATCGCTGGGGGCACCTGTTGATGTCATTCAGGAAACGGCGGACTTGTGGAAGTATAAGTGTGTAATCGTTCCCGCTTATGAAATGATTGATTCTGCATTGGTGAAAAAATGGAATGATTATGTAACAAAAGGCGGCCACCTGGTTATTACCTGCCGTACCGCTACCAAAGATCGCAGGGGCCATTTTTGGGAAGGGGAGACCGCTATGCCAATTTCAAACCTGATTGGCGCCCATATAAGCCAAACCGATATGCTTTCATCATACGGCAAAGGCGATATATTGATGGGGGCTAATCATTATCCATGGCATAGCTGGGCCGATTTGCTTGTGCCGAATGATACTGCGGGGGTATTGGCCACCTATAATAACCAGTTTTATAAAGGAAAAGCTGCTGTTGTAAAACACCGGATAGGCAAGGGCTACGTAACCTATATCGGCGTAGATACCGATGATTCCAAATTAGAAAAAGACTTGTTGAGACAAATTTATAAAGATGCCGGCGCTACAACGGAAGATTATCCCCCCGGTGTTTTTGTTTATTGGCGCGATGGCTTTTATACGGCATTAAATTACTCATCAGAAAATTACACGGTAAATCTGCCGGATAATGCAAAAGTTTTAATTGGCGAAAAGACACTAAAACCATCGGGTGTGCTTGTGTGGACAGAATAA